One segment of Argiope bruennichi chromosome 11, qqArgBrue1.1, whole genome shotgun sequence DNA contains the following:
- the LOC129956643 gene encoding uncharacterized protein LOC129956643 produces MNTKLGWTVIGRSGINKNDSSSTLMSLLVNDINISDLWRLDTLNINDPAETQSRKELEEAAKEHFERSVTRDNEGRYIVSLPWIHDHPPLPDGRKIAERRLNSCIKALERAEKLADYDDVFQDWQNEGIIEEVDPMQEIKEGQHFLPHHPVFKENSTTKVRPVFDGSAKEKNTPSINDCLEKGPNLVELIPSLINRFRVEKYGVISDIKKAFLQIGLQERDRPYLRFLWKDRRKDGNIKILQHKRVVFGISSSPFLLGATLELHLKNAPDHLKETAQQLMKSFYVDNCVFSVNRKEELARFISESQALLSTAKFELRGWEHSPTEDKTEERQEDRKVPVLGLLWNLPKDTISLDLKSLMKEDKGPITKRKILSTVHRIFDPIGFSCPVTLEPKSLLQECWKLGLSWDAELPLLITERFERWKMKLPKLNDLEIPRCVREDFAEDSRFSIHVFCDTSQSAYAICIFLRAESADSTSCQLIQARNRVAPLKKISIPRLELLSCTIGARLAKATISELGLENIPIFYWSDSMNALYWIKRNENWATFVYNRVLEIRKLTNPEDWRHISGTLNPADLPSRGSNAEELVKSLWWKGPNWLRMPIEDWPVSETMPNFDVVNSEKRKSIVSVTNTTTEQLEYFSKVSSFRKMT; encoded by the coding sequence ATGAACACCAAGTTAGGGTGGACAGTTATTGGAAGAtcaggaattaataaaaatgatagttccAGCACGCTAATGTCGCTACTTGTCAACGACATAAATATATCCGATCTTTGGAGGCTTGATACATTGAATATCAATGACCCTGCGGAAACTCAAAGTAGAAAAGAACTAGAAGAAGCGGCTAAGGAACATTTTGAACGCAGTGTAACACGAGATAACGAGGGGCGCTACATTGTCAGTCTACCGTGGATACATGATCATCCACCTCTTCCTGATGGCAGAAAGATAGCTGAACGAAGACTTAACAGTTGTATTAAAGCCTTAGAACGTGCCGAAAAGCTGGCCGATTATGATGATGTTTTTCAGGATTGGCAGAATGAGGGTATTATTGAAGAAGTTGATCCTATGCAAGAAATCAAAGAAGGACAGCATTTCTTACCTCACCATCCTGTCTTCAAGGAGAATTCGACGACCAAAGTTCGACCCGTTTTTGATGGTTCAGCTAAAGAAAAGAATACACCTTCTATTAATGACTGCCTCGAAAAGGGACCAAATCTTGTAGAACTCATTCCATCTCTCATAAATCGCTTTCGTGTTGAAAAATATGGAGTGATATCTGACATCAAGAAGGCCTTTCTGCAAATTGGATTACAAGAACGAGATAGACCATATCTCAGATTTTTATGGAAGGATAGAAGAAAAGACGGAAATATCAAGATCCTGCAGCACAAAAGAGTTGTGTTCGGAATCTCCTCCAGTCCTTTCCTTCTAGGAGCTACATtagaacttcatttaaaaaacgcCCCAGATCATCTCAAGGAAACAGCCCAGCAACTTATGAAGTCCTTCTACGTTGATAATTGTGTTTTCAGCGTCAACAGAAAAGAAGAACTCGCTAGATTTATTTCGGAATCACAAGCACTATTATCTACTGCCAAGTTTGAACTTCGAGGGTGGGAGCATTCTCCTACTGAAGACAAAACTGAAGAAAGGCAAGAAGACCGAAAGGTTCCAGTTCTTGGGCTTCTGTGGAATTTACCAAAGGACACTATATCTCTAGATTTGAAAAGTTTGATGAAAGAAGATAAAGGacctattacaaaaagaaaaatcctgtCAACCGTTCATCGAATCTTTGATCCGATAGGATTTTCTTGTCCAGTGACTCTAGAGCCCAAATCTTTGTTGCAGGAATGCTGGAAATTGGGGCTGTCCTGGGATGCTGAACTCCCTCTGCTGATAACTGAAAGATTCGAACGCTGGAAGATGAAGTTACCGAAATTGAATGATCTTGAAATACCAAGATGTGTACGTGAGGACTTTGCAGAAGATTCCAGATTTTCCATCCATGTTTTTTGTGACACAAGTCAGAGTGCCTACGCTATATGTATCTTCTTGAGAGCTGAATCTGCTGATAGCACGTCGTGCCAGTTGATACAAGCTAGAAATAGAGTTGCTCCTTTGAAAAAGATCTCTATTCCACGGCTAGAACTTTTGTCCTGCACTATTGGAGCTAGATTGGCAAAAGCAACCATATCCGAACTTGGACTTGAGAACATACCAATCTTCTACTGGTCTGACTCTATGAATGCTTTATATTGGatcaaaagaaatgagaattggGCCACGTTCGTTTACAACAGGGTACTGGAAATCCGTAAACTCACTAATCCTGAAGACTGGAGGCATATAAGTGGAACATTAAACCCAGCTGACCTTCCATCGCGAGGTTCCAATGCAGAGGAACTTGTGAAATCTCTTTGGTGGAAGGGTCCAAATTGGCTGAGAATGCCTATAGAAGATTGGCCTGTTTCGGAAACTATGCCAAATTTCGACGTTGTAAACtccgaaaaaagaaaatctattgtgTCTGTCACTAACACCACGACAGAGCAATTAGAGTACTTTTCTAAGGTATCTTCTTTCCGAAAAATGACCTGA
- the LOC129956644 gene encoding uncharacterized protein LOC129956644 has translation MSSLRENYWILKSRTTIRQVIRTCVICQRFSSRPLEVASAPLPEDRVRDAYVFEVVGVDLCGPLYLKNKTKCWAVLFTCAVYRAVHIELVTSLSTDSFILALRRFISRRGRPATIYSDNGTNLVGTSNELKSVDWVKMQEYASVKKILWKFNPPSAPWWGGFWERLIGMLKSILRKILGKASLQFEELYTVLCDAEGIINSRPLTYLSEDNEDLIALTPAMFLQDVKEIGVPDIDEIDAKRMNKRFFYRQKVCQDLRKRFRIEYLGHLREFSKIRNESKIKEGDIVLIGDSNVKRINWPLGRVIKLYLGKDKKVRLVEVQTKPGSFLRPIQRLFPLEVSQSEKYAIPCLPKSDSPSTMMIPDGTPTSSDSHAVSDVRQPRRSRYGRLLKPNALLDSLV, from the coding sequence ATGTCGAGTTTAAGAGAGAATTATTGGATCTTAAAAAGCAGGACGACAATACGTCAAGTAATAAGGACCTGTGTAATATGTCAACGTTTTTCATCTCGGCCATTAGAAGTAGCAAGTGCTCCACTACCCGAAGATCGCGTCAGAGATGCTTATGTTTTTGAAGTAGTAGGAGTTGACTTGTGCGGACcactatatttgaaaaacaaaaccaAATGTTGGGCTGTACTTTTTACATGCGCAGTTTATCGCGCAGTCCACATCGAGCTGGTAACTAGTTTATCAACAGATAGTTTTATTCTAGCTTTACGAAGGTTTATTTCTAGAAGAGGAAGACCAGCTACAATTTATTCAGATAATGGAACCAACTTAGTGGGTACTTCTAATGAGCTGAAATCTGTTGATTGGGTGAAAATGCAAGAATATGCCTCAGTAAAGAAAATCCTATGGAAATTCAACCCTCCATCAGCCCCATGGTGGGGCGGATTTTGGGAAAGGCTTATAGGTATGTTGAAatctatcttaagaaaaattcttggaaagGCCTCCTTACAATTTGAAGAATTGTACACTGTACTATGTGATGCTGAGGGCATTATAAATTCAAGACCTTTGACATACTTAAGTGAAGACAATGAGGACCTTATAGCATTAACACCTGCTATGTTTTtacaagatgtaaaagaaataggaGTTCCAGATATAGATGAAATAGATGCtaagagaatgaataaaagattcttcTACAGGCAAAAAGTGTGTCAAGATCTCAGAAAACGTTTCAGAATCGAATATCTTGGACATCTTAGAGAATTTTCAAAGATTcgtaatgaatctaaaattaaagaaggagacATTGTTCTCATCGGTGATAGTAACGTCAAGCGAATAAATTGGCCTTTGGGAAGAGTCATCAAATTATATCTTGGAAAAGACAAGAAAGTTCGTCTCGTGGAAGTCCAGACCAAACCTGGGTCTTTCCTACGTCCAATCCAGAGACTTTTTCCTCTTGAGGTCAGCCAAAGTGAAAAATATGCTATCCCATGTCTCCCAAAGAGTGATTCTCCATCCACAATGATGATTCCTGATGGTACACCTACCTCTAGTGACTCTCATGCTGTTTCAGATGTGAGACAACCAAGAAGATCCCGTTATGGCCGGCTTTTAAAGCCCAATGCTCTCCTAGACTCATTGGTTTGA
- the LOC129956645 gene encoding uncharacterized protein K02A2.6-like, which translates to MNVDLIGPIDPPSAKGHKYILCLVDQHTGWGEAIPLTSLNAKATCEALLSIFSRTGIPTVIASDNGTNFTAELTKEFEKRIGSSPRFSTPGYPQSNGLVETFNRTLKNMLHNVVREEGVSPFQLLYGRQPQGPLPILKSTWTGKFNNVPLNSTSVSKYLENLKSELEKAAEQAKLVSAVQQENAAYYHNLKSSNRVYKVGYQKKPHCNSVPIAYRKKVERQVQELLELDLIEPSVSEIAHPIVCVAKTASSMRMCIDFRALNAVTKVPVFPMKDLQELQGQAIG; encoded by the exons ATGAATGTAGACCTGATAGGTCCAATTGATCCTCCTAGTGCGAAAGGacataaatacatattatgtCTGGTTGATCAACATACTGGGTGGGGCGAAGCCATACCGTTGACTAGTCTGAATGCTAAGGCAACATGTGAAGCTttgttaagtatattttcaaGGACAGGTATTCCTACTGTTATCGCGTCTGATAACGGGACCAATTTTACGGCCGAACTGACTAAAGAGTTTGAAAAACGAATAGGGAGCAGTCCAAGATTCTCTACCCCTGGATATCCACAATCAAATGGGTTGGTGGAGACGTttaatagaactttaaaaaacatgCTGCATAATGTAGTCAGGGAAGAAG GTGTGTCGCCATTTCAGTTACTCTATGGTAGACAACCACAAGGTCCTTTGCCTATCCTAAAATCTACTTGGAcaggaaaatttaataatgtaccATTAAATAGTACTTCCGTTTCCAAATAcctggaaaatttaaaatcagaactAGAGAAGGCTGCAGAGCAGGCTAAGCTTGTTTCAGCAGTACAACAGGAAAATGCGGCGtattatcacaatttaaaatCGTCTAACCGAGTGTACAAAGTTGGATATCAG AAAAAGCCTCATTGTAATAGTGTTCCTATTGCATACAGAAAGAAAGTTGAACGTCAAGTTCAAGAACTTTTAGAGTTAGACTTGATAGAACCTTCGGTATCCGAAATTGCTCATCCGATTGTTTGCGTTGCTAAAACGGCTTCTTCAATGAGAATGTGCATTGATTTTAGAGCATTAAATGCAGTCACCAAAGTTCCAGTCTTTCCCATGAAAGATTTGCAAGAACTGCAGGGTCAGGCCATTGGTTAA
- the LOC129956646 gene encoding uncharacterized protein LOC129956646, whose amino-acid sequence MGPRRNAPFSGHLSVPSQVLKPYDAFFIVKRVSEVKESFHTVSPFLVEKALTGSVGEVASVRKLRSGDLLVEVASRQQSNKILKLKSMGTIKVTVTPHGSLNSSKGVISCGELFNVSLEEITKKLQSQGVTQVRRISIRRDGKLLNTKHLILTFNSPKLPESIKAGYMKLPVRPYVPNPLRCFNCQRFGHSKANCRGTLTCARCAVPGHESNECSAKEKCVNCKEDHASFSRLCPIWKREKEIISVKVKEQVSFPEARRIVRARTPALGTNYASVVKGPPKTVGIQYDTKDFKANSETDSSVTISESDQSSNVTPTIIKHTRKKHKSASEKSLALKLSKKGRSQRDLKKKISSLSVRSSVALGLATEGLAHKDLPTIFDKPTSLDHLSLHPSEEEDFTMSCDVPKTQSNVANDLSPDNIS is encoded by the coding sequence ATGGGGCCTCGCCGCaatgctcccttcagtgggcatcttTCTGTACCGTCACAAGTTTTAAAACCGTACGATGCATTTTTTATTGTGAAGCGTGTTTCTGAAGTTAAAGAATCGTTCCATACCGTATCGCCTTTTCTTGTAGAAAAAGCTTTAACCGGAAGTGTAGGAGAAGTGGCATCTGTTCGAAAACTTCGTTCAGGTGACCTACTCGTTGAAGTTGCATCAAGACAACAatcgaacaaaattttaaaattgaaatctatggGCACAATAAAAGTTACTGTTACTCCACATGGTTCCTTGAATTCCTCGAAAGGTGTAATTTCCTGTGGGGAACTATTCAATGTCTCTTTGGAGGAAATCACTAAAAAATTGCAAAGTCAAGGAGTGACCCAGGTGCGCCGAATTTCTATTAGGCGAGATGGAAAACTCCTTAATACTAAGcatcttattttaacatttaactctCCAAAATTGCCAGAGTCGATAAAGGCTGGGTACATGAAATTACCCGTAAGACCTTATGTTCCGAATCCTTTGAGATGCTTCAATTGCCAGCGTTTCGGCCATTCAAAGGCTAACTGCCGCGGGACTTTaacatgcgcccgttgtgcagtaCCTGGCCACGAAAGTAATGAGTGTTCAGcgaaagaaaaatgtgtaaactGTAAAGAAGATCACGCCTCTTTCTCTCGCTTATGCCCTATCtggaaaagagaaaaagagattATTTCTGTTAAAGTTAAAGAGCAGGTGTCATTTCCTGAAGCTCGGAGAATTGTCAGAGCTCGTACACCTGCACTCGGAACAAACTATGCTTCTGTTGTAAAGGGTCCACCAAAAACTGTAGGGATCCAATATGACACAAAAGATTTTAAGGCTAACTCTGAAACTGATAGTTCAGTTACAATATCTGAATCTGATCAGTCTTCCAATGTTACGCCAACTATAATCAAACATACACGAAAGAAACATAAATCTGCTTCCGAAAAATCTCTGGCTctcaaactttcaaaaaaaggGCGTTCACAAAGagacttgaagaaaaaaatttcgtctTTATCAGTCCGGAGTTCAGTCGCTTTGGGATTAGCGACAGAGGGCTTAGCTCATAAGGACTTGCCGACCATATTTGATAAACCCACTAGTCTTGATCACCTTTCCCTCCATCCGTCAGAGGAGGAGGATTTTACAATGAGCTGTGATGTTCCAAAAACTCAAAGCAATGTTGCAAATGATTTATCTCCCGACAatatttcttaa